In the Lascolabacillus massiliensis genome, one interval contains:
- a CDS encoding L-serine ammonia-lyase: protein MQSIKELYRIGNGPSSSHTMGPKKAAELFLDDHPHAARFNVTLYGSLAATGKGHLTDQALLNVLEPVAPTTIEWLPKTFLPFHPNALRLDAFDENEKIIDSRTLYSVGGGALSDGEKIIGLTENQGKDIYPMTTMSEIMNWCEKTGKSYWEYVEDCEGKDIWDYLKEVWRVMKEAVIRGLDNEGLLPGPLSLHRKAVSYHIKAKGYKDSLRSRGLVFAYALAVSEENASGGEIVTAPTCGSCGVVPAVLYHLEQSRGFSENRMLRALATAGLFGNIVKQNASISGAEVGCQGEVGVACAMAAAAASQLFGGSPAQIEYAAEMGLEHHLGMTCDPVCGLVQIPCIERNAYAAARALDANLYSSFTDGIHRVSFDRVVAVMKQTGHDLPSLYKETGEGGLAKGHEFSH from the coding sequence ATGCAATCAATCAAAGAATTATACAGAATAGGAAATGGTCCTTCCAGCAGTCACACTATGGGTCCGAAGAAAGCAGCAGAACTTTTTCTGGATGATCACCCCCATGCTGCCAGGTTTAATGTTACACTTTATGGAAGTCTGGCCGCCACAGGAAAGGGTCACTTGACAGATCAGGCACTTCTTAATGTTCTTGAACCGGTTGCACCTACAACCATAGAGTGGCTGCCAAAAACTTTCCTTCCATTTCACCCTAATGCCTTGAGACTGGATGCTTTTGATGAAAATGAAAAGATTATTGATTCCCGCACACTATATAGCGTGGGAGGCGGTGCGCTCTCAGATGGAGAGAAAATAATCGGTCTCACTGAAAACCAGGGAAAGGATATATACCCTATGACCACCATGTCGGAGATTATGAACTGGTGTGAAAAGACTGGCAAAAGCTACTGGGAGTATGTTGAAGATTGTGAGGGGAAAGATATCTGGGACTATCTGAAAGAGGTGTGGAGAGTTATGAAAGAGGCTGTGATAAGAGGTTTGGATAATGAAGGGTTACTGCCCGGACCGCTTAGTTTGCACCGCAAAGCTGTGAGTTATCACATCAAGGCGAAGGGATATAAAGATTCGTTACGCTCACGTGGATTGGTTTTTGCTTATGCTCTTGCTGTATCGGAGGAGAATGCTTCGGGAGGTGAGATTGTTACTGCACCTACATGCGGATCGTGCGGTGTGGTGCCTGCAGTACTCTATCATCTTGAGCAGAGCAGAGGATTCAGTGAAAACAGGATGCTAAGGGCACTGGCTACTGCAGGGTTGTTTGGCAATATTGTGAAACAGAATGCATCAATTTCGGGAGCTGAGGTAGGCTGTCAGGGTGAAGTTGGCGTTGCCTGCGCAATGGCGGCAGCAGCAGCAAGTCAGCTCTTCGGAGGCAGTCCTGCTCAGATTGAGTATGCCGCGGAGATGGGACTCGAGCATCATCTTGGTATGACTTGTGACCCGGTGTGCGGACTGGTTCAGATTCCTTGCATTGAACGTAATGCATATGCTGCTGCACGTGCTCTTGATGCCAATTTATACTCTTCCTTCACTGATGGTATTCACAGGGTCTCATTTGATCGTGTGGTTGCTGTGATGAAACAGACTGGTCACGATCTGCCTTCTCTTTATAAGGAGACGGGGGAAGGGGGACTTGCCAAAGGGCATGAGTTCTCGCACTGA
- the ruvA gene encoding Holliday junction branch migration protein RuvA, producing the protein MIDYIKGEVAEITPASVTLECGGIGYQMNISLNTYGELNGKTEAKLYVYESIREDAHVLFGFMNKHERELFMLLISVSGVGPSTARVILSSLSSKELENVIASENAAVLQSVKGIGAKTAQRIIVDLKDKIKFTDESGNVVQSAKDDLTETGHAAISALIMLGFVKNASQKVVSKIIKEDPSLPVEAIIKEALKRL; encoded by the coding sequence ATGATTGACTATATCAAAGGAGAAGTGGCAGAAATAACTCCTGCATCTGTAACTCTGGAGTGTGGCGGAATAGGCTACCAGATGAATATTTCGCTTAATACTTATGGAGAATTGAATGGAAAGACCGAAGCGAAGTTATATGTATATGAATCGATCAGAGAAGATGCACATGTACTTTTCGGATTTATGAATAAGCATGAGAGGGAGTTGTTCATGCTGCTGATAAGTGTCTCGGGGGTTGGACCCAGTACAGCACGTGTGATACTTTCATCACTAAGCTCAAAGGAGCTGGAGAATGTGATAGCATCTGAAAATGCAGCTGTATTGCAATCTGTTAAAGGAATTGGAGCAAAAACAGCACAGAGAATTATAGTCGACCTAAAAGATAAGATCAAGTTTACCGATGAGAGTGGGAACGTTGTACAATCCGCCAAGGATGATCTCACTGAAACCGGTCACGCTGCTATTTCTGCTCTCATTATGCTTGGGTTCGTTAAGAATGCATCTCAGAAAGTGGTTTCTAAAATCATTAAGGAGGATCCCTCATTACCAGTTGAGGCCATTATAAAAGAGGCGTTAAAGAGATTATAG